The Oreochromis niloticus isolate F11D_XX linkage group LG13, O_niloticus_UMD_NMBU, whole genome shotgun sequence genome has a window encoding:
- the LOC109204706 gene encoding uncharacterized protein LOC109204706: MDQMFREANKKGKQEWLERVKREFQNGPLASNVVFALILTVLERLVQTEFECPCKGTYLNGGFVATFFIIPGILAYVLMASMQELKCSRDTDNAKRFFHCCVPAFVWMILMLFDGSYFSCGMTDWSGRYVTADKAAPLKWCEPENGTSYQDRLNKSQDWYFLSQWAGLALVLVLTLVFLIIKCIINTSLEQEQSSPPSESDSDPCVPPDQAFGSGSAVALRPLHTNTPDTNVTDM, translated from the exons AAGcgaataaaaaaggaaaacaagaatGGCTGGAAAGAGTGAAAAGAGAATTTCAAAATGGCCCACTTGCATCAAATGTTGTGTTTGCCCTTATTTTGACGGTCTTGGAAAGGTTGGTGCAGACAGAGTTTGAGTGCCCCTGTAAAGGGACATACTTGAATGGTGGTTTTGTGGCTACATTTTTCATCATTCCTGGAATTTTGGCCTATGTGCTGATGGCTTCAATGCAAGAACTGAAGTGCTCACGTGACACAGACAATGCAAAGCGATTCTTTCACTGCTGCGTCCCTGCATTTGTGTGGATGATCTTGATGCTCTTTGATGGCAGCTACTTTTCATGTGGAATGACTGATTGGTCAGGCAGGTATGTAACTGCTGACAAAGCTGCCCCACTGAAGTGGTGTGAACCAGAAAATGGTACCTCATATCAGGATAGACTGAACAAATCTCAGGACTGGTACTTTCTCTCTCAG tGGGCTGGGCTTgccttggtcttggtcttgactTTGGTCTTCCTGATCATAAAATGCATCATAAATACATCTCTTGAACAAGAGCAATCCAGTCCTCCTTCAGAAAGTGACTCTGATCCATGTGTTCCCCCAG ATCAAGCCTTTGGCTCAGGCTCAGCTGTCGCACTCCGACCTCTCCATACCAACACTCCTGACACCAACGTCACTGATATGTGA